In the Mytilus galloprovincialis chromosome 10, xbMytGall1.hap1.1, whole genome shotgun sequence genome, one interval contains:
- the LOC143047694 gene encoding zinc transporter ZIP1-like, giving the protein MELTILKVVIIFGLFIATLLLGFFPIKLVAQIKKRNASRIRYRRAISVLSCYAAGVFLGTCLLDLLPSVRRDLETILRKMHLLSGFPVSEFVMVFGLFLILVVEQIILSWKENHQNPSFLTTGKDKSRKSLLSDTDDRDFMSSTRSDLSEHSIGGISDEPYGQKQLSTCSNVHVSGDVYSDTEQEPLYSKEKHEKGNENEFEHNHSTLRSILLLIALSLHSVFEGLAVGLQRKSAQVIGVFAGLFLHKMVLSFSLGMSLVQSKLSYKSMLQSVTIFSLSSPFGIGLGLLIIDLWDSRISVLIQGLLQGIACGTFLYVTFFEILPHELNSSDIRLIKVVFLILGFSTVTAVVFINE; this is encoded by the coding sequence ATGGAGCTTACCATTTTAAAAGTTGTCATTATTTTTGGACTGTTTATTGCCACACTACTTTTGGGATTTTTTCCAATAAAACTTGTTGCACAAATCAAAAAGAGAAATGCCAGTAGAATCCGATACCGACGTGCGATAAGTGTTTTGAGTTGTTATGCGGCAGGTGTATTTCTTGGAACATGTTTACTTGATTTACTACCGAGTGTCAGGAGGGATCTAGAGACAATACTCAGAAAAATGCATCTTCTATCTGGATTTCCTGTATCCGAATTCGTAATGGTGTTTGGTTTGTTCTTAATTCTAGTTGTTGAACAAATCATTCTTTCTTGGAAAGAAAATCATCAAAATCCGTCATTTCTAACAACTGGTAAGGACAAAAGTAGAAAATCATTGCTATCTGATACAGATGACAGAGATTTTATGAGCTCAACAAGATCTGATCTAAGTGAACATTCAATTGGTGGAATTAGTGATGAACCTTATGGACAAAAGCAGCTGTCAACCTGTtctaatgtacatgtatcagggGACGTTTATAGTGACACGGAACAGGAACcactttattcaaaagaaaaacatgaaaaagggaATGAAAACGAATTTGAACACAATCATTCTACTCTACGTTCTATTTTATTGCTAATAGCCTTATCTTTACACTCCGTTTTCGAAGGACTTGCAGTGGGATTGCAAAGAAAATCTGCTCAAGTCATTGGAGTATTCGCTGGACTATTTCTACACAAAATGGTGCTTAGTTTTAGTCTGGGGATGAGCTTGGTTCAAAGCAAACTTTCATATAAATCGATGTTGCAATCTGTTACAATATTTTCTCTATCTTCACCATTTGGTATAGGTCTGGGTTTACTGATCATAGACTTATGGGATTCCAGGATATCTGTACTAATACAAGGGTTGTTGCAAGGGATTGCATGTGGTACCTTTCTGTATGtaactttttttgaaattttgccaCATGAACTGAATTCTAGTGATATTAGACTAATCAAGGTTGTATTTTTAATTCTTGGATTCAGTACAGTGACTGCAGTTGTGTTTATTAATGAATAA